Within the Aquipuribacter hungaricus genome, the region GTTCGGCACCACCGTCGCCGGGCTCGCGCGCGCCTACGCCGCCATCGCCTCCGGCGCCCCGGGCTCGCCCGAGGCGCGCGTCCGCGACGCGGTCCTGGCGCACCCCTGGCTGGTGGGCGGGACCGGCCGGCGCAACACGCTGCTCATGGGCGCGCTGCCCGGCGTCGCGGTCAAGGACGGCGCGGACGGCGTCATCGCCGCGGGCTGGACGGACGCCGACGGCGCCGGGGTCGGCGTCGCGGTCAAGGTGCTCGACGGGGCCGACCGCGGCCGCGGCGTGCTGCTGGCCGAGGGGATGCGCCGGGCCGGCCTGGACGTGCCGACGACGGTGCCGGGCGTCACCGACCCCGTGCTCGGCCACGGCCGCCCGGTGGGGGCCGTCGTCGCGCTGCCCTGGGGGTGAGGCTCAACAGAAGGGGCAGGAGTGCGGGGTGCCGAGCACGAGGACCACGACCGGCACGACGACGGACAGCCGGCGGCGGCGGTTGAGCCAGCCGACCGCCCGCAGCTGCCACGGGGCGCTGCCCGGCGCCGGGTCGCGGGGGCAGGTCTGCAGGTCGCTCACGGCTCGCACGGTACGTCACCCGGGGGCGGGCAGGTGGGGTGTCCCCGTCAGGGCGTGACCATGGTGCCCGCGCCGGCGTCGGTGAAGACCTCGACGAGCATGCTGTGGGGACGGCGGCCGTCGACGACGTAGGCGCGGGGGACGCCGCCGCGCACGGCGGCCAGGCAGCCGGCCATCTTGGGGACCATCCCGCTCTGCAGGCCCGGGAGCATCTGCTCGAGGTCGTCGGCGGAGACCTCCGACAGCAGGCTGGACCGGTCGGGCCAGCTGGCGTACAGGCCCTCGACGTCGGTGAGGACCACGAGGCGGCTGGCCCCCAGCTCGACGGCGAGCGCCGCGGCGGCGGAGTCGGCGTTGACGTTGAGCACCTGGCCGGTGAGGACGCCGTGCTCGTCGACCTCGGGGGCCACGCTGGAGACCACGGGCACCCGGCCGGCGTCGAGCAGGTCGCGCACCGCGCTGGCGTCCACCCCGACGACGTCGCCGACCAGGCCGACGTCGACCTCCTCGGTGCTGCCGTCGTCGGCGGCCACCGTCACGGCGCGGCGCCGGGCGGTGAGCAGCCCCGCGTCCTCCCCGGACATCCCCACCGCGTAGGGGCCGTGGGCGTTGACGAGGCCGACGAGCTCGCGCCCGACGGACCCGGTGAGCACCATGCGGACCACGTCCATGGCCTCGGGCGTGGTCACCCGGTAGCCGCCGCGGAACTCGCTGGCGATGCCCAGCCGGTCGAGCATGGCGCTGATCTGCGGGCCGCCGCCGTGGACCACGACCGGGCGGAGGCCGGCGAGTCGCAGGAACACGACGTCGGCGGCGAAGGCGGCCTTGAGCTCGTCGTCGACCATCGCGTTGCCGCCGTACTTGACGACGACCAGGGCGCCCTGCAGCTGCTGCAGCCACGGCAGGGCCTCGACGAGGACGGCCGCCTTCTCGCCCGCCGCCTCGAGCTCGGCCGCGCGCCGGGCGGTGGCGCTCACGAGGAGTAGGCCGAGTTCTCGTGGACGTACGCGGTCGTCAGGTCGTTCGTCCAGACCGTGGCAGCCTCGGTCCCGGCGTGCAGGTCGACCACGAGGTCGACCCACCGCGCGGACAGGTCGACGAGCGAGCGGTCCTCCCCCGGGCCGCCGGCGCGGCACACCTGCACGCCGTTGACGGAGACGTCGACCTCGAAGGGCTCGAACTCCGCCGTCGTGGTGCCGACCGCGGCGAGCACCCGGCCCCAGTTGGGGTCCCGGCCGAAGATGGCGGTCTTGACCAGGGCGGAGCGGGCGACCGAGCGGCCCACCTCGACGGCGTCGGCCTCGCTGGCGGCGCCGACGACGCGCACGGCGACGTCGTGCTCGGACCCCTCGGCGTCGGCGAGCAGCAGCATGGCCAGCTCGTGGCAGACCGCGGTGAGGGCGGCGGCCAGGTCCGCGGCGGCGGGCGTGACGCCCGAGGCGCCGGAGGCCATGAGCGTCACGGTGTCGTTGGTGGACATGCAGCCGTCGGAGTCCAGCCGGTCGAACGTCTGCGCTGTCGCCGCGCGCAGGGCGGCGTCCGCGTCGGCGGCGGTGAGCACGGCGTCGGTCGTCAGGTGGACGAGCATGGTGGCCAGGCCGGGGGCGAGCATGCCCGCGCCCTTGGCGGCCCCGCCGATGCTCCACCCGGCCGGGTCGACGTGGACGGCCTGCTTGGCGTGGGTGTCGGTGGTGAGGATCGCCCCGGCGAAGCCCTCCCCGTGCTCGTCCTCGGCACCGAGGGCCGCGGCGGCCCCGTCCATGCCTGCCAGCACGGTCGCCGTGTCCAGGGGGACGCCGATGATGCCGGTGGAGCAGACGAGGACGTCGATCGCGCCGACCTCGGCCCCGGGGGCGCCCAGCAGGCCGGCGACGTGCTCGGCCGTCGCGTGGGTGACGGAGAACCCCTCCGGGCCGGTGTAGCAGTTGGCGTTGCCGGCGTTGACCGCGACCGCGCGCGCCGTGCCGGTG harbors:
- a CDS encoding asparaginase, yielding FGTTVAGLARAYAAIASGAPGSPEARVRDAVLAHPWLVGGTGRRNTLLMGALPGVAVKDGADGVIAAGWTDADGAGVGVAVKVLDGADRGRGVLLAEGMRRAGLDVPTTVPGVTDPVLGHGRPVGAVVALPWG
- the argB gene encoding acetylglutamate kinase, which produces MSATARRAAELEAAGEKAAVLVEALPWLQQLQGALVVVKYGGNAMVDDELKAAFAADVVFLRLAGLRPVVVHGGGPQISAMLDRLGIASEFRGGYRVTTPEAMDVVRMVLTGSVGRELVGLVNAHGPYAVGMSGEDAGLLTARRRAVTVAADDGSTEEVDVGLVGDVVGVDASAVRDLLDAGRVPVVSSVAPEVDEHGVLTGQVLNVNADSAAAALAVELGASRLVVLTDVEGLYASWPDRSSLLSEVSADDLEQMLPGLQSGMVPKMAGCLAAVRGGVPRAYVVDGRRPHSMLVEVFTDAGAGTMVTP
- the argJ gene encoding bifunctional glutamate N-acetyltransferase/amino-acid acetyltransferase ArgJ — protein: MSVTRPAGFRAGSATAGLKASGTPDIALLVNDGPLDVAAAVFTTNRARAHPVLWSEQAVRTGTARAVAVNAGNANCYTGPEGFSVTHATAEHVAGLLGAPGAEVGAIDVLVCSTGIIGVPLDTATVLAGMDGAAAALGAEDEHGEGFAGAILTTDTHAKQAVHVDPAGWSIGGAAKGAGMLAPGLATMLVHLTTDAVLTAADADAALRAATAQTFDRLDSDGCMSTNDTVTLMASGASGVTPAAADLAAALTAVCHELAMLLLADAEGSEHDVAVRVVGAASEADAVEVGRSVARSALVKTAIFGRDPNWGRVLAAVGTTTAEFEPFEVDVSVNGVQVCRAGGPGEDRSLVDLSARWVDLVVDLHAGTEAATVWTNDLTTAYVHENSAYSS